One Methylosarcina fibrata AML-C10 DNA segment encodes these proteins:
- a CDS encoding type II toxin-antitoxin system RelE family toxin, producing MAYKIKFTPAADRQFAKLTKNQQQAVAGALVRLAENPRHPGVIKLSGEHSLYRVRVGEHRVIFQIEDDVLYVVVVKIGHRKDVYKK from the coding sequence ATGGCCTATAAAATCAAATTTACGCCTGCCGCCGATAGGCAATTCGCCAAGCTCACTAAAAATCAGCAACAAGCCGTTGCCGGCGCGTTGGTTCGATTGGCGGAAAATCCTCGCCATCCAGGAGTCATTAAGTTATCCGGGGAACACAGTTTATATCGGGTTCGAGTAGGCGAACATCGGGTCATTTTTCAAATTGAAGACGATGTGCTTTATGTCGTTGTAGTAAAGATCGGACATAGGAAAGATGTTTACAAAAAATGA
- the gcvP gene encoding aminomethyl-transferring glycine dehydrogenase produces MTESRPSLNQLEMRGDFIQRHIGPDSQQIREMLAELGLTELEQIIERALPEDIIDREPLKLTETISEIAVIKHMRRMRERNKVFTSMIGMGYYDTVMPAVIKRNVLENPGWYTAYTPYQAEISQGRLEALLNFQQMVIDLTGLDIANASLLDEATAAAEAMAMSRRLSKSPVNTIVVDCDCHPQTIAVVKTRARSMGYEVIVADPYRDLHRYSFFAVLVQYPGSRGEVRDLNEIVQTAHTRSALVTVAADLLSLVLLQPPAAFGADIAIGNSQRFGVPMGYGGPHAAFFATRDEYKRSMPGRLIGVSKDRHGQVALRMALQTREQHIRREKATSNICTAQVLLAVIAGFYAVYHGPQGLRLIAGRVHRYAQILAAGLAQLGYEVISKSYFDTIVVCAPNRAKRLAAQAAEANINLRVIDADHLGIALDETTTRRTIRDLWQVFAPSSADFPNINRLHETVGECLPPSLLRSDEILRHPVFERYHSETEMMRYMRKLARRDVALDRSMIPLGSCTMKLNAAAEMQSISYHEFNGLHPFAPLYQTLGYQQMFAELEDMLCDLTGFDAFSLQPNAGSQGEYTGLLVIRKYHEVSGQPQRTVCLIPASAHGTNPASAVMAGLEVVVVACDEHGNVSLDDLRAKLEAHRDTVAALMITYPSTHGVYEQSFREICDLIHRHGGQVYLDGANFNALVGLSRPGRLGADVAHLNLHKTFSIPHGGGGPGVGPIGVRAHLAPFLPDHPVVKGVNPAKGPAGTVGTVSAAPWGSASIYSISWAYIAMMGSAGLKKATLTAILNANYIAKRLSPYYPVLYTGKNGWVAHECIIDCREFKKSVGITVEDIAKRLIDYGFHAPTVAFPVADTLMIEPTESEDKAEIDRFCEAMIAIRQEIEDVAEGRADPENNLLRNAPHTHRLLLEEWVLPYSRQQAFFPDGRQHDDKYWPPVGRIDNVYGDRHVVCTCPPVSDYQ; encoded by the coding sequence ATGACCGAATCCCGTCCCAGCCTGAACCAGTTGGAAATGCGCGGCGATTTCATTCAGCGCCACATCGGCCCCGATTCGCAACAGATTCGGGAAATGCTGGCCGAACTGGGCCTGACCGAACTCGAACAGATCATCGAGCGGGCGCTGCCCGAGGACATTATCGACCGCGAGCCGCTGAAACTGACCGAAACGATCAGCGAAATCGCCGTCATCAAGCACATGCGCCGGATGCGGGAGCGCAATAAAGTGTTTACCTCGATGATCGGCATGGGCTATTACGATACCGTCATGCCGGCGGTGATCAAGCGGAACGTGCTGGAAAATCCGGGCTGGTACACCGCTTACACGCCGTATCAGGCGGAAATCAGCCAGGGCCGCCTGGAAGCCTTGCTGAATTTCCAGCAAATGGTCATCGATCTGACCGGTCTCGACATCGCCAACGCCTCGCTGCTCGATGAAGCCACGGCCGCCGCCGAAGCGATGGCGATGTCGCGCCGCTTGTCGAAAAGCCCGGTCAATACCATTGTGGTCGATTGCGATTGCCATCCGCAAACCATCGCGGTGGTGAAAACCCGGGCCCGTTCGATGGGGTATGAAGTGATTGTCGCCGATCCCTACCGGGATCTGCACCGGTACTCGTTTTTCGCCGTGCTGGTACAGTATCCGGGCTCTCGGGGAGAAGTCAGGGATTTGAACGAGATCGTGCAGACCGCCCATACCCGGTCCGCGCTCGTTACCGTGGCGGCGGATCTGTTGAGCCTGGTGCTGTTGCAACCGCCCGCCGCGTTCGGGGCGGACATCGCAATCGGCAATTCTCAGCGTTTCGGCGTGCCGATGGGCTACGGCGGGCCGCATGCGGCTTTTTTCGCCACCCGCGACGAATACAAACGATCGATGCCGGGCCGGCTCATCGGCGTCTCGAAGGATCGCCACGGCCAGGTCGCGCTCAGAATGGCGCTGCAAACGCGCGAGCAGCACATCCGCCGGGAAAAAGCGACCAGCAACATCTGCACGGCCCAGGTCTTGCTTGCGGTCATTGCCGGATTCTACGCGGTTTACCACGGGCCTCAAGGACTTCGCCTGATCGCTGGCCGGGTCCATCGCTACGCGCAAATCCTGGCGGCGGGTCTTGCCCAATTAGGGTACGAAGTGATCAGCAAGAGCTATTTCGACACCATCGTCGTCTGCGCTCCGAACCGGGCCAAACGTCTGGCGGCGCAGGCGGCCGAGGCGAACATCAATCTGCGCGTCATCGATGCGGACCATCTCGGCATTGCTCTCGACGAAACCACGACCCGGCGGACTATTCGGGATCTGTGGCAGGTCTTCGCACCGTCCTCCGCCGATTTTCCCAACATCAACCGACTGCACGAGACGGTGGGCGAATGCCTGCCGCCCTCGCTGCTGCGCAGCGACGAGATTTTGCGGCATCCGGTGTTCGAACGCTATCATTCCGAGACCGAGATGATGCGCTACATGAGAAAGCTGGCCCGCCGCGACGTCGCGCTGGACCGCTCGATGATTCCTTTGGGCTCGTGCACGATGAAGCTGAATGCCGCCGCCGAAATGCAGAGCATTTCCTATCACGAATTCAACGGGCTGCATCCGTTCGCGCCGCTCTATCAGACCCTGGGCTATCAACAGATGTTCGCCGAACTGGAAGACATGCTGTGCGATCTGACCGGCTTCGATGCCTTTTCCTTGCAGCCCAACGCCGGCTCGCAGGGAGAATACACAGGCCTTCTGGTTATCCGCAAATACCACGAGGTCTCCGGGCAGCCTCAGCGCACCGTCTGCCTGATTCCGGCGTCCGCACACGGCACCAATCCGGCCAGCGCGGTCATGGCGGGGCTCGAAGTGGTGGTGGTCGCCTGCGACGAGCACGGCAACGTCAGTCTGGACGATTTGCGGGCGAAGCTCGAAGCGCATCGCGATACGGTGGCGGCCCTGATGATCACCTATCCTTCAACGCACGGGGTCTATGAGCAGTCGTTCCGGGAAATTTGCGACCTGATCCATCGCCACGGCGGCCAGGTGTATCTGGACGGAGCCAACTTCAATGCGTTGGTCGGATTGAGCCGGCCCGGCAGGCTGGGCGCCGACGTCGCCCATCTCAATCTGCACAAGACTTTTTCGATCCCTCACGGCGGCGGCGGCCCCGGCGTCGGGCCGATCGGGGTCAGGGCGCACCTGGCGCCGTTTCTGCCCGACCATCCGGTCGTGAAAGGCGTCAATCCCGCCAAAGGGCCGGCCGGTACAGTCGGCACCGTTTCTGCCGCTCCCTGGGGATCGGCGAGCATTTACAGCATTTCCTGGGCTTATATCGCGATGATGGGCTCGGCCGGCCTGAAAAAGGCGACGCTTACCGCCATCCTGAACGCTAACTACATCGCCAAACGGCTTTCGCCTTACTATCCGGTGCTTTATACCGGCAAGAACGGCTGGGTGGCGCACGAGTGCATCATCGACTGCCGGGAATTTAAAAAATCCGTCGGCATTACCGTGGAGGACATCGCCAAACGATTGATCGACTACGGTTTTCATGCGCCCACCGTGGCTTTTCCGGTCGCCGACACGCTGATGATCGAACCGACCGAAAGCGAGGATAAAGCCGAAATCGATCGTTTTTGTGAGGCGATGATCGCCATCCGTCAGGAAATCGAAGACGTCGCCGAGGGGCGCGCCGATCCTGAAAACAACCTGCTGCGCAATGCACCGCATACCCATCGTCTGCTGCTCGAGGAATGGGTTTTGCCGTACAGCCGGCAACAGGCGTTTTTTCCGGACGGCCGGCAGCACGACGACAAGTACTGGCCGCCGGTCGGCCGGATCGACAACGTTTACGGCGACCGGCACGTGGTCTGCACGTGTCCTCCAGTGTCGGATTATCAGTAA
- a CDS encoding c-type cytochrome, producing the protein MLASIYFRRLRFEAAIGLCAAFLSGPAAVQPAEPESLSRGAYLARAADCHACHTADPPQAPFAGGRAINSPFGVIYSTNITPDPDHGIGKYTLEDFSRAVRNGIARDGHYLYPAMPYPSFSAIRDEDIRELYDYFMHEVAPVGHAPPETRLPFPFNIRQTLWFWDLLFVEDERFKPRHGRDEQWNRGAYLVQTLGHCGACHTPRGLAFQEKAFSESSRHYLSGAVVDNWYAVNLRGDPASGLGRWSEEDVAFFLQTGHGSRAAVFGSMVEVIENSTQHLRGDDLQAIARYLKSLSPRGEKSFYQPEKSDVAIKLAALKTGSVERPGAGLYQSFCAKCHKLDGQGEANKYPKLAGNSVVLAEDPTSLIRLVLEGSEPHDMQMSPKHQKMPSFAKKLDDRHIAEALTFIRSSWGNGASPVTERDVSILRGRVYEKPR; encoded by the coding sequence ATGCTTGCGTCAATTTATTTCAGGCGGCTGAGATTCGAGGCCGCAATCGGCCTTTGCGCGGCCTTCCTTTCGGGGCCGGCGGCGGTGCAGCCCGCAGAGCCCGAGTCTCTCAGCCGGGGAGCATACTTGGCCAGAGCGGCAGACTGTCACGCCTGCCATACCGCCGATCCGCCGCAGGCTCCGTTTGCCGGAGGCCGTGCGATCAATTCGCCTTTCGGCGTCATTTATTCGACCAACATCACGCCGGATCCGGACCACGGCATCGGCAAATATACTCTGGAAGATTTCAGCCGAGCCGTTCGAAACGGGATTGCCAGGGACGGCCATTATTTGTACCCGGCGATGCCTTATCCGTCGTTTTCGGCGATTCGCGACGAGGACATTCGCGAGCTCTACGATTATTTCATGCACGAGGTAGCCCCGGTCGGTCATGCTCCGCCTGAAACCAGGCTGCCGTTTCCATTCAACATCCGCCAGACCCTGTGGTTCTGGGATCTGCTCTTTGTCGAAGACGAACGCTTCAAGCCGCGGCACGGTCGCGACGAGCAATGGAATCGCGGCGCCTATCTGGTGCAGACGCTCGGCCACTGCGGCGCCTGCCATACGCCGCGCGGCCTGGCCTTCCAGGAAAAGGCTTTTTCGGAGTCGTCCCGGCACTACTTGAGCGGCGCCGTGGTCGACAACTGGTACGCCGTCAATCTCAGAGGAGATCCGGCGTCGGGATTGGGGCGATGGTCGGAAGAAGACGTTGCCTTTTTCTTGCAAACCGGCCATGGCAGTCGCGCTGCGGTGTTCGGCAGCATGGTGGAGGTTATCGAAAACAGCACTCAACATTTGCGCGGCGACGATCTGCAGGCGATCGCCCGCTATCTGAAATCGCTGTCTCCGCGCGGCGAAAAATCGTTCTATCAGCCCGAAAAAAGCGACGTGGCCATTAAACTTGCGGCATTGAAAACCGGTTCGGTGGAGCGGCCGGGCGCCGGGCTGTATCAGTCATTTTGCGCGAAATGCCACAAGCTCGACGGCCAGGGTGAAGCGAATAAATATCCGAAGCTGGCCGGTAACTCGGTCGTCCTTGCGGAGGACCCGACCTCGCTGATCCGCCTTGTGCTCGAAGGGAGCGAGCCTCACGACATGCAAATGAGCCCGAAGCATCAAAAAATGCCCAGTTTCGCAAAGAAGCTCGACGACCGGCACATCGCCGAAGCACTCACTTTTATCCGCTCCAGTTGGGGCAACGGCGCTTCCCCTGTAACCGAGCGCGACGTTTCGATACTGCGCGGCAGGGTATACGAAAAACCCCGGTAG
- a CDS encoding pirin family protein — MKPLHRIARAEHSHWVGDGFPVRTLFSYNTQDADVSPFLLLDYAGPAEFAPAAKPRGVGFHPHRGFETVTIVYQGEVVHRDTAGNGGSIGPGDVQWMTAAKGLLHEEMHSEAFTRRGGTFEAVQLWVNLPARYKMDTPHYQSIGYTRIPAVKLDDYGSMLRIIAGDFQGHKGPARTYTPVNLWDLRLSAEQTVEVDLPEDYTTILFALKGRVEINRSAILNDVELAFFKRDGTRLTLTARTNSILLLMNGKPIDEPIAGYGPFVMNTPEEIRQALADFKYQGH; from the coding sequence ATGAAACCACTGCATCGAATCGCCCGCGCCGAACATTCCCACTGGGTCGGCGACGGCTTCCCGGTACGCACCCTGTTTTCCTATAACACCCAGGATGCCGACGTCAGCCCTTTCCTGCTGCTGGATTACGCGGGACCCGCCGAGTTTGCGCCGGCGGCGAAGCCAAGGGGCGTCGGTTTTCATCCTCACCGTGGTTTCGAAACGGTTACCATCGTTTATCAAGGGGAAGTCGTACACCGCGATACCGCAGGCAACGGCGGTTCGATCGGTCCCGGCGACGTGCAATGGATGACCGCGGCGAAAGGTCTTCTGCACGAAGAAATGCACTCCGAAGCCTTTACCCGCCGGGGAGGCACATTCGAAGCCGTTCAGCTCTGGGTTAACCTGCCCGCCCGGTACAAGATGGATACGCCTCATTACCAGTCCATCGGCTACACCCGGATACCGGCGGTCAAACTGGACGACTACGGCAGCATGCTCAGGATCATTGCCGGCGATTTTCAAGGACACAAAGGCCCGGCCCGCACCTACACGCCGGTCAACTTATGGGATCTTCGCCTCTCTGCCGAACAAACCGTTGAGGTCGATCTTCCCGAAGATTACACGACAATCTTGTTCGCCTTGAAAGGCCGCGTCGAAATCAACCGTTCGGCCATTCTGAACGACGTCGAACTGGCTTTCTTTAAACGCGATGGCACCCGGCTCACGCTGACCGCCCGCACAAATTCGATACTGCTGCTGATGAACGGAAAGCCGATCGACGAGCCGATAGCCGGCTACGGACCGTTCGTCATGAATACGCCGGAAGAAATCCGGCAGGCGCTGGCGGATTTTAAGTACCAGGGGCATTAA
- a CDS encoding ABC transporter ATP-binding protein: MTHPLLSVNNLSVAFNHGNPVVDGISFDIRPGETFALVGESGSGKSITALSVLRLLPPNAAMTAGSILLQDDDLLCRSELEMCRVRGRRIGLIFQDPMSSLNPVMTVGKQIEEVIRLHFSLPKAAVKQRVLDLLQQVEIPNPEQRLKDYPHQLSGGQRQRVMIAIALAGNPDLLIADEPTTSLDVTIQAQILALLKQLQRQTGMALWLISHDLALVATLADRIAVMQKGKIVETGPTEELFARPEHPYTRKLLMALPSMQSCLAHEPMEKPPLLRVSDFYYLYPVRKGLFKRVVDHVRAVDGVSFTIQQGKTLALVGESGCGKTTLGKALLNLIPGGTGQVLLDGVDLNRLDGEALRRKRSDIQIVFQDPFSSMNPRMLVGDIVAEGIRALHPEIDAETRRTRVRQLLEQVGLPSDAALRYPHEFSGGQRQRICIARALAVNPRLIVCDEPTSALDVSVQAQIVDLLKSLQRDKGVSFLFITHDLALVGEIADEVAVMYRGRIIEQGPVQQVLMNPGHAYTQKLLAAVPSVKTPPSASGPAVELMDSSVYPKN; encoded by the coding sequence ATGACTCATCCCCTACTGTCCGTCAACAACCTCAGCGTCGCCTTCAATCACGGCAATCCCGTAGTCGACGGCATCAGTTTCGACATCCGCCCCGGCGAAACCTTCGCCCTGGTCGGCGAGTCGGGATCGGGTAAATCGATTACCGCCCTGTCGGTATTGAGACTGCTGCCGCCGAACGCAGCCATGACAGCCGGTTCCATCTTATTGCAGGACGACGACCTGCTCTGCCGTTCGGAACTGGAGATGTGCCGAGTCCGCGGGCGGCGCATCGGGCTGATCTTTCAGGATCCGATGTCCTCGCTGAACCCGGTGATGACCGTAGGCAAACAGATTGAAGAAGTGATCCGGCTGCACTTCTCGTTGCCCAAAGCGGCCGTCAAACAGCGAGTGCTGGACTTGCTGCAGCAGGTCGAGATCCCGAATCCGGAACAGCGGCTGAAAGACTATCCGCATCAATTGTCGGGCGGGCAGCGGCAGCGGGTAATGATCGCGATCGCGCTGGCCGGGAACCCCGATTTGCTCATCGCCGACGAGCCGACCACCTCGCTCGACGTCACGATCCAGGCGCAAATTCTGGCGCTGCTGAAGCAATTGCAGCGGCAGACCGGCATGGCCTTGTGGCTGATCAGCCACGATCTGGCCCTGGTGGCCACCCTGGCCGACCGCATTGCGGTGATGCAGAAAGGAAAAATCGTCGAGACCGGTCCGACCGAAGAACTCTTCGCCCGGCCGGAACATCCTTATACCCGAAAATTGCTCATGGCCTTGCCGTCGATGCAAAGCTGCCTGGCCCACGAACCGATGGAAAAGCCGCCGCTGCTGCGGGTCAGCGACTTTTATTATCTGTACCCTGTCCGCAAGGGACTCTTCAAACGGGTGGTCGATCACGTGCGGGCGGTCGACGGCGTCAGTTTCACGATCCAGCAGGGAAAGACCCTGGCGCTGGTCGGCGAATCCGGCTGCGGCAAGACGACGCTCGGCAAAGCCCTGTTGAACCTGATACCGGGCGGAACCGGCCAGGTCCTGCTCGACGGCGTCGACCTGAACCGATTGGACGGCGAAGCCTTAAGGCGGAAACGTTCGGACATACAGATCGTGTTTCAGGATCCTTTCTCGTCGATGAATCCCAGAATGCTGGTCGGCGACATCGTCGCCGAAGGCATCCGGGCGCTGCATCCCGAAATCGATGCCGAAACCCGACGGACCAGAGTCCGACAACTGCTCGAACAGGTAGGATTGCCGTCCGACGCGGCCCTGCGCTATCCTCACGAGTTTTCCGGCGGCCAAAGGCAAAGGATCTGCATCGCCCGAGCGCTGGCCGTCAACCCCAGACTGATCGTCTGCGACGAACCGACCAGCGCGCTGGACGTCTCGGTACAGGCCCAGATCGTCGATTTACTGAAGTCGCTGCAGCGGGACAAAGGCGTCAGTTTTCTGTTCATCACCCACGACCTGGCCCTAGTCGGAGAAATCGCCGACGAGGTCGCGGTGATGTATCGGGGCCGGATCATCGAACAAGGTCCCGTTCAGCAGGTGCTGATGAACCCTGGGCACGCCTATACCCAAAAGCTGCTGGCGGCGGTTCCGTCCGTGAAGACGCCGCCCTCTGCCTCCGGGCCGGCCGTGGAACTTATGGATTCATCGGTCTATCCTAAAAACTGA
- the gcvT gene encoding glycine cleavage system aminomethyltransferase GcvT — protein MLKQTSLYPLHLELGAKMAPFAGYEMPIHYPGGILHEHRHCRTRAGLFDVSHMGQCLISGDGATDELERLTPGGIAELIPGQMKYTVLTNDHGGIIDDIIVLRRKDGLTLIVNAACAAKDYRHLSERLSGACRLLEMSDRSLLALQGPMAAAVMQNYSAAAAGLTFMHAVETELNGVPCLVSRSGYTGEDGFEISLENRHAERLARKLLEETGVEPIGLGARDTLRLEAGLCLYGHELDDNITPVEAGLQWLIRKGHREFPGAGKIHRQLEQGVEQKRVGFIVEGRIPVREGVGLKDENGCDAGRITSGGFAPSLDRPVAMGFVRSELAAPGVVLYAQVRSHRIALTVTRLPFISPRYHR, from the coding sequence ATGTTAAAACAGACTTCCTTATATCCCCTGCATCTCGAACTGGGCGCGAAAATGGCTCCGTTTGCCGGGTACGAGATGCCGATTCACTATCCGGGCGGGATCCTGCACGAGCACCGGCATTGCCGAACGAGGGCCGGCTTGTTCGATGTTTCGCACATGGGCCAATGCCTGATTTCGGGCGATGGGGCCACGGACGAACTGGAGCGCCTGACGCCGGGCGGCATCGCAGAATTGATTCCGGGGCAGATGAAGTATACCGTGCTGACCAACGACCACGGCGGGATCATCGACGACATCATCGTGCTTCGCCGCAAGGACGGGCTGACGTTGATCGTCAATGCCGCCTGCGCCGCCAAGGATTACCGCCATCTCTCCGAGCGCTTGTCCGGCGCTTGCCGATTGCTCGAAATGTCCGATCGTTCGCTGCTGGCTCTGCAAGGACCCATGGCCGCCGCCGTGATGCAAAACTATTCCGCTGCCGCCGCCGGGCTGACCTTCATGCACGCGGTCGAAACCGAATTGAACGGCGTGCCGTGCCTGGTGAGCCGCAGCGGTTATACCGGCGAGGACGGCTTTGAAATTTCGCTGGAAAACCGGCATGCCGAGCGGCTGGCCCGGAAACTGCTCGAAGAAACCGGAGTGGAGCCGATCGGCCTCGGCGCCCGAGACACGTTGCGGCTGGAGGCCGGATTGTGCCTCTACGGGCATGAGCTCGACGACAACATAACGCCGGTGGAAGCCGGCTTGCAGTGGCTGATCAGAAAAGGGCATCGCGAGTTTCCGGGAGCCGGCAAAATCCATCGGCAACTGGAGCAGGGCGTCGAGCAAAAACGGGTAGGCTTTATCGTAGAAGGCAGGATTCCGGTCCGGGAAGGCGTCGGGCTTAAGGACGAAAACGGCTGCGATGCCGGCCGAATCACCAGCGGCGGCTTCGCTCCCAGCCTGGACCGTCCCGTGGCGATGGGTTTTGTCCGCAGCGAACTGGCTGCGCCCGGCGTTGTTCTGTATGCGCAAGTCCGAAGCCATCGCATTGCGCTGACTGTGACTCGCCTCCCATTCATTTCCCCTCGCTACCACAGGTAA
- the ppsA gene encoding phosphoenolpyruvate synthase: MSEQPDFIRWFKELTIEDIPLVGGKNASLGEMYRELTAQGILIPNGFAVTAEAYRYVLDQADAWEPLHQALDDLDPDDVADLARRARRAREIVYASPLPEDLERQILGAYAELKRQYGDDLSVAVRSSATAEDLPTASFAGQQDTYLNVSGEQSLLDACKRCFASLFTDRAIHYRIDQGFDHFKLALSVCVMKMVRSDLASSGVLFSLDTESGFNDVVFITGAYGLGENVVQGAVDPDEFYVHKPTFGQGYRSVLRRSLGAKKIKMIYSDGSTREPIRNVATSLQERDRFCIGDEDVLVLADYAIKIEKHYSDKAGHAKPMDIEWAKDGLDGKLYIVQARPETVASQKQGAILEQYELRERAEPIVTGHAVGSKIAPGTARIIRKVEQLTEFKAGEILIADMTTPDWEPVMKIASAIITNRGGRTCHAAIVARELGVPAVIGCGNATAAIADRIPITVSCAEGDTGKVYPGHLKFDVNRTDLSNLQRPKTHIMINIGNPEIAFKTSFLPNDGVGLARMEFIITEYIKAHPMALIHPDRVQNPKEKEQLALLTARYASGSDFFIEKLSEGVGTIAAAFYPKPVVVRMSDFKTNEYATLLGGRGFEFEEANPMIGFRGASRYTHPAYAEGFALECAAMKRVRDGMGLTNVILMIPFCRRVEEAERVLDYMAKLGLKHGENGLKIYVMCEIPNNVIQIDAFSRHFDGFSIGSNDLTQLTLGVDRDSQIVAEDFDERDPGVKEMIRLAVAGARRNGRHCGLCGQAPSDYPEMAEFLVETGIDSMSLNPDTVLKTTQLVLETEKRLGRT, translated from the coding sequence ATGTCTGAACAGCCCGACTTCATTCGCTGGTTCAAGGAATTAACGATCGAGGATATTCCTCTGGTCGGCGGCAAAAACGCATCCCTTGGGGAAATGTACCGAGAATTGACCGCGCAAGGCATTCTGATACCGAACGGCTTCGCCGTCACCGCCGAGGCTTACCGTTACGTGCTGGATCAAGCCGACGCCTGGGAGCCGCTGCATCAGGCCCTGGACGATCTGGATCCCGACGATGTCGCCGATCTGGCCCGGCGCGCCCGCAGAGCCCGCGAAATTGTTTATGCATCGCCGCTGCCGGAGGATCTGGAACGGCAGATTCTTGGTGCCTATGCCGAACTCAAGCGCCAGTACGGGGATGACTTGAGCGTCGCCGTGCGCAGCTCGGCCACTGCCGAGGATTTGCCGACCGCCAGCTTCGCCGGACAGCAGGACACCTATCTCAACGTCAGTGGCGAGCAATCCCTGTTGGACGCCTGCAAGCGCTGTTTCGCCAGCCTATTCACCGACCGGGCCATTCATTACCGGATCGATCAGGGCTTCGATCATTTCAAGCTGGCGCTCTCGGTCTGCGTGATGAAAATGGTGCGCTCCGACCTGGCGTCCAGCGGCGTCCTGTTCTCCCTGGATACCGAATCGGGTTTCAACGACGTCGTCTTCATTACCGGCGCTTACGGACTTGGGGAGAACGTCGTGCAGGGAGCGGTCGATCCGGACGAGTTTTACGTCCACAAGCCGACGTTCGGGCAGGGTTACCGTTCCGTATTGAGACGTTCCCTGGGCGCCAAGAAAATCAAAATGATCTACAGCGACGGCAGTACGCGCGAGCCGATCCGCAACGTCGCCACGTCCTTGCAGGAACGCGATCGTTTCTGCATCGGCGACGAGGACGTCCTGGTTCTGGCCGATTACGCGATAAAAATCGAGAAGCATTACAGCGACAAGGCGGGCCATGCCAAACCGATGGACATCGAATGGGCCAAGGACGGCCTCGACGGCAAGCTCTACATTGTACAAGCCCGACCCGAAACGGTCGCCTCCCAGAAGCAGGGCGCGATTCTGGAACAGTACGAATTGAGGGAGCGAGCCGAACCGATCGTGACCGGCCATGCCGTCGGCAGTAAGATCGCGCCGGGAACGGCCCGGATTATTCGGAAGGTGGAGCAACTGACCGAGTTCAAGGCCGGCGAAATTCTGATCGCCGACATGACCACGCCCGACTGGGAGCCGGTGATGAAGATCGCCTCCGCGATCATCACCAACCGCGGCGGGCGCACCTGCCATGCCGCGATTGTGGCCCGCGAACTCGGCGTGCCGGCGGTCATCGGCTGCGGCAACGCCACGGCCGCCATCGCCGACCGGATTCCGATCACGGTGTCCTGCGCCGAGGGCGACACCGGCAAGGTTTATCCGGGCCATCTGAAATTCGACGTCAACCGGACCGATCTCTCGAATCTTCAGCGTCCTAAAACCCATATCATGATCAACATCGGCAATCCTGAAATCGCCTTCAAAACCAGTTTCCTGCCGAACGACGGCGTGGGTCTGGCGCGCATGGAATTCATCATCACCGAATACATCAAAGCGCATCCGATGGCGCTGATCCATCCGGACCGGGTCCAGAATCCCAAGGAAAAGGAACAACTGGCCCTTTTGACCGCCCGCTACGCTTCCGGCTCGGATTTTTTCATCGAAAAACTGTCCGAGGGCGTCGGCACGATCGCCGCGGCGTTTTATCCGAAGCCGGTGGTGGTCCGAATGTCGGATTTCAAAACCAACGAATACGCCACGCTGCTCGGAGGACGCGGGTTCGAGTTCGAGGAAGCCAATCCGATGATCGGCTTCCGGGGCGCTTCCCGCTATACGCATCCCGCCTACGCCGAGGGGTTTGCGCTGGAATGCGCGGCGATGAAACGGGTGCGCGACGGGATGGGGCTGACCAACGTGATCCTGATGATCCCGTTTTGCCGCCGGGTCGAAGAAGCCGAGCGCGTCCTCGACTACATGGCAAAGCTGGGCCTGAAGCACGGCGAAAACGGCCTCAAAATCTATGTAATGTGCGAAATCCCCAACAACGTGATTCAGATCGATGCCTTCTCCCGGCATTTCGACGGCTTTTCGATCGGCTCCAACGACTTGACCCAGCTCACTCTGGGCGTGGACCGGGATTCCCAAATCGTCGCCGAGGATTTCGACGAACGCGATCCCGGCGTCAAGGAAATGATCCGCCTCGCCGTCGCCGGCGCCCGGCGCAATGGCCGGCATTGCGGACTGTGCGGCCAGGCTCCGTCGGACTATCCTGAAATGGCCGAGTTTCTGGTCGAAACCGGCATCGATTCGATGAGCCTGAATCCCGATACGGTGTTGAAGACGACGCAACTGGTGCTGGAGACGGAGAAGAGGCTGGGCAGGACGTAA